The Cervus elaphus chromosome 21, mCerEla1.1, whole genome shotgun sequence genome window below encodes:
- the TRIB1 gene encoding tribbles homolog 1 produces MRVGPVRSAMNGVSQPRTPALLLAAGRGTPAKRLLDADDAAAVAPKCPRLSECSSPPDYLSPPGSPCSPQPPPAAPGAGGGSGSVPGPSRIADYLLLPLAEREHVSRALCIHTGRELRCKVFPIKHYQDKIRPYIQLPSHRNITGIVEVILGETKAYVFFERDFGDMHSYVRSRKRLREEEAARLFKQIVSAVAHCHQSAIVLGDLKLRKFVFSTEERTQLRLESLEDTHIIKGEDDALSDKHGCPAYVSPEILNTTGTYSGKAADVWSLGVMLYTLLVGRYPFHDSDPSALFSKIRRGQFCIPDHISPKARCLIRSLLRREPSERLTAPEILLHPWFESVLEPGYVDSEVGTSDQIVPEYQEDSDISSFFC; encoded by the exons ATGCGGGTCGGTCCCGTGCGCTCTGCCATGAACGGCGTCTCGCAGCCCCGCACTCCGGCCTTGCTGCTTGCCGCCGGCCGGGGCACCCCGGCCAAACGCCTGCTGGACGCGGACGACGCGGCGGCCGTGGCGCCCAAGTGCCCACGTCTCTCCGAGTGTTCGAGCCCCCCGGACTACCTCAGCCCCCCTGGCTCTCCCTGCAGCCCGCAGCCTCCGCCCGCCGCTCCAGGGGCCGGCGGCGGCTCCGGGAGCGTGCCGGGGCCCAGCCGCATCGCCGACTACCTGCTGCTGCCCCTGGCTGAGCGCGAGCATGTGTCCCGGGCGCTATGCATCCACACCGGCCGCGAGCTGCGCTGCAAG GTGTTTCCCATTAAACACTACCAGGACAAAATCCGGCCTTACATCCAGCTGCCATCACATAGGAACATCACGGGCATCGTGGAGGTGATCCTTGGGGAAACAAAGGCCTACGTCTTCTTTGAGAGGGACTTTGGGGACATGCACTCCTACGTGCGCAGCCGGAAGAGGCTGCGGGAAGAGGAGGCCGCCCGGCTTTTCAAGCAGATTGTCTCTGCCGTCGCCCACTGCCACCAGTCAGCCATTGTGCTGGGGGACCTGAAGCTTAGGAAGTTTGTCTTCTCCACCGAAGAGAG AACCCAGCTCAGACTGGAAAGTCTAGAAGATACACACATAATCAAGGGAGAAGATGATGCTTTGTCAGACAAACACGGCTGCCCAGCCTATGTGAGCCCTGAGATTCTGAACACCACAGGGACCTACTCTGGAAAGGCAGCGGACGTTTGGAGCCTTGGGGTGATGCTCTACACCCTTTTGGTGGGGCGCTACCCCTTCCATGACTCAGACCCCAGTGCCCTTTTCTCCAAAATCCGACGTGGACAGTTCTGCATTCCTGACCACATTTCTCCCAAAGCCAGGTGCCTGATTCGCAGCCTCCTGAGACGGGAGCCTTCGGAGAGACTCACTGCCCCAGAGATCTTACTCCATCCCTGGTTTGAGTCTGTCTTGGAACCTGGGTACGTCGACTCAGAAGTAGGAACTTCCGACCAGATTGTTCCAGAGTACCAGGAGGACAGTGACATCAGTTCCTTCTTCTGCTAA